In Hwangdonia lutea, a single window of DNA contains:
- a CDS encoding COG1470 family protein — METKVPNSLMEKINFGEDTIVLNGTPKRLSGTVQLHNENKIKTRVRYLNLKPAKVKNTKKLNTIPLLINTKLRAGEIRLQSLSLSLPPETPPGTYHHYIEIGNKKRNIQLVVQPSINISVQPSEFTLQNTSPGTKHSVSFTVTNLGNLDFQIPNAKHAAALDMDMLCRAFGKGFRDKKVKGFNATLDKVTEHIKEQLPNWANSKIAEAGDIIKPGKQQLVNFSFVMPKETNAENDYDLNVRFWDKELSFAIKSHVQPKNT, encoded by the coding sequence ATGGAAACTAAAGTGCCAAATTCCTTAATGGAAAAAATAAATTTTGGAGAAGATACCATTGTTTTAAATGGAACGCCTAAAAGGTTAAGTGGAACCGTACAGTTACACAATGAAAATAAAATTAAGACTCGAGTACGGTATTTAAATCTTAAACCTGCCAAGGTTAAAAACACCAAAAAACTCAATACCATTCCACTACTTATCAACACCAAACTGAGGGCGGGAGAAATTCGGTTGCAATCGTTATCGCTTAGCCTTCCTCCTGAAACACCGCCTGGAACATATCATCATTATATTGAAATAGGCAATAAAAAACGAAACATACAACTCGTAGTACAACCATCGATAAACATATCCGTACAACCTAGCGAATTCACGCTTCAAAATACGAGTCCGGGTACAAAACATAGTGTCAGTTTTACGGTAACCAATTTGGGTAATCTCGATTTTCAAATTCCCAATGCAAAACATGCAGCCGCTTTGGACATGGATATGTTATGTCGCGCTTTCGGAAAAGGATTTAGAGATAAAAAAGTGAAGGGGTTTAACGCTACGCTCGATAAAGTTACCGAACATATAAAAGAGCAGTTACCCAATTGGGCGAATTCTAAAATTGCCGAAGCAGGCGATATTATCAAACCCGGAAAACAGCAGCTCGTTAATTTTTCTTTTGTTATGCCAAAAGAGACTAACGCTGAGAATGATTATGATTTAAACGTGAGGTTTTGGGATAAAGAACTCTCCTTTGCAATTAAGTCGCATGTACAACCTAAAAACACCTAG
- a CDS encoding PorP/SprF family type IX secretion system membrane protein has protein sequence MIYKSSVYKSAIIVFLLLIAHESLAQQDPQYSQYMYNTMNINPGYTGQRDVLSIAGLYRTQWVGIDGAPKTQTFSLHSPLRNEKVGLGLSVVNDKLGPSSETYFDANFSYTIPLGTVNKHDLTFGLKAGFHVLSLDWSKGRYQNPDNAYSENLNLLSPTIGAGVYWHSNKAYLGISVPNVITTDHYDDFQESVAAERLHFYIIGGYVFELSENTKFKPAFLLKAVTGAPLIADFSANFLIKEKLTLGLAYRWDDAISGLAGFQISDSLFIGYAYDLTTTNLNNYNSGSHEIMLRFEPRQLGRILSPRFF, from the coding sequence ATGATATATAAATCATCAGTTTATAAAAGTGCAATTATAGTATTTTTACTTTTAATAGCACACGAAAGTTTAGCACAACAAGACCCGCAATACTCACAGTACATGTATAATACCATGAATATAAACCCTGGATATACAGGGCAAAGGGATGTGTTAAGTATTGCAGGCTTATATCGCACCCAATGGGTAGGTATAGATGGAGCTCCTAAAACACAAACATTTAGCCTGCATTCGCCACTTAGAAATGAAAAAGTTGGTTTAGGGTTATCTGTTGTTAACGATAAGCTAGGACCATCAAGCGAAACTTACTTTGATGCAAATTTTTCTTATACAATTCCGTTGGGCACAGTTAACAAGCATGATTTAACTTTTGGCTTAAAAGCAGGATTTCATGTGTTGTCATTAGATTGGAGTAAAGGAAGGTATCAAAACCCTGACAATGCTTATAGTGAGAACTTAAATTTACTTTCGCCAACCATAGGAGCTGGTGTGTATTGGCATTCAAATAAAGCATATTTAGGAATTTCTGTGCCTAATGTTATTACTACTGACCACTATGACGATTTTCAAGAGTCCGTGGCTGCAGAAAGACTTCATTTTTACATCATTGGTGGTTATGTTTTTGAATTAAGTGAGAATACAAAATTTAAGCCAGCTTTTCTTTTAAAGGCCGTTACTGGTGCACCACTTATAGCAGATTTTTCGGCTAATTTTTTAATCAAAGAAAAATTAACTTTGGGATTAGCTTATAGGTGGGACGATGCTATTAGTGGTTTAGCAGGTTTTCAAATAAGTGATAGTTTGTTTATAGGTTACGCATACGATTTAACCACTACGAATTTGAACAATTATAATAGTGGTTCTCATGAAATAATGTTGCGTTTTGAACCAAGACAATTAGGTAGAATATTATCACCAAGATTCTTTTAA
- a CDS encoding (4Fe-4S)-binding protein produces MESYKNEYSNNDILVTYEPCVCIHAEKCAKGLSDVFRTSVIPWINLEGSETERIINQIKRCPSGALQFHLKKEVA; encoded by the coding sequence ATGGAATCTTACAAAAACGAATACAGCAACAATGACATTTTGGTAACCTACGAACCATGTGTTTGCATTCATGCCGAAAAATGTGCGAAAGGATTATCCGATGTGTTTAGAACCTCGGTTATCCCGTGGATTAATTTAGAAGGCTCAGAAACCGAACGTATCATAAACCAAATAAAGCGTTGCCCTTCTGGTGCCTTACAATTTCATTTAAAGAAAGAGGTGGCCTAA
- a CDS encoding peptide chain release factor 3: protein MSFLKEIQRRRTFGIISHPDAGKTTLTEKLLLFGGAIQEAGAVKSNKIKKGATSDFMEIERQRGISVATSVLAFEYNGIKINILDTPGHKDFAEDTFRTLTAVDSVIVVIDVAKGVEEQTEKLVEVCRMRNIPMIVFINKMDREGKDAFDLLDEIEQKLGLRVVPLSFPIGMGYDFKGIYNIWEKNVNLFSGDNRKDIEETVEISDLSSSELDTLVGEKAANTLREEIELVEGIYPTFNKEEYLDGNLQPVFFGSALNNFGVRELLDCFVEIAPKPRPKQSEERLVQPDEKQFSGFVFKIHANMDPNHRDRLAFIKIVSGKFERNKPYLHVRNNKKMKFSSPNAFFAEKKEIVDVSYPGDIVGLHDTGNFKIGDTLTEGENINYKGIPSFSPEHFRYINNADPLKSKQLYKGIDQLMDEGVAQLFTLELNGRKVIGTVGALQYEVIQYRLEHEYGAKCTYENLNVFKACWVDPENSNSDEYKEFVRVKQRFLAKDKQDQLVFLADSAFSLQMTQQKYPSIKFHFTSEF from the coding sequence ATGAGTTTTTTAAAAGAAATACAACGCAGACGTACCTTTGGTATTATTTCGCATCCTGATGCCGGTAAAACCACGCTAACAGAAAAATTACTGCTTTTTGGTGGTGCCATTCAAGAAGCGGGTGCCGTAAAAAGCAACAAAATTAAAAAAGGCGCCACGAGTGATTTTATGGAAATTGAACGCCAACGTGGAATTTCTGTGGCTACCTCGGTTTTAGCGTTTGAATATAATGGTATAAAAATAAATATTCTAGATACCCCAGGGCACAAGGATTTTGCCGAAGATACCTTTAGAACACTCACTGCAGTTGACAGCGTAATTGTGGTTATTGATGTAGCAAAAGGGGTTGAGGAGCAGACTGAAAAATTGGTTGAAGTTTGCCGCATGCGCAACATTCCTATGATTGTGTTTATCAATAAAATGGATAGAGAAGGAAAAGATGCCTTTGATCTTTTAGATGAAATTGAACAAAAACTTGGATTACGGGTAGTGCCTTTAAGTTTTCCAATAGGGATGGGTTACGATTTTAAAGGCATTTACAATATTTGGGAGAAAAACGTTAATTTATTTAGCGGTGACAACAGAAAAGACATTGAAGAAACGGTTGAGATTTCAGATTTATCTTCTTCGGAACTCGATACTTTAGTGGGTGAAAAGGCAGCCAACACCCTACGTGAAGAAATTGAATTGGTTGAAGGCATTTACCCCACCTTTAATAAAGAAGAATATTTAGACGGAAACCTACAACCCGTATTTTTTGGTTCGGCTTTAAATAACTTTGGCGTACGCGAACTATTAGATTGTTTTGTTGAAATAGCGCCAAAACCAAGACCAAAACAAAGTGAGGAACGCTTAGTTCAACCTGATGAAAAACAATTTTCTGGTTTTGTTTTTAAAATACACGCCAATATGGATCCCAACCATCGCGACCGTTTGGCTTTTATTAAAATTGTATCGGGTAAATTTGAAAGAAACAAACCGTATTTGCACGTTAGAAATAACAAAAAAATGAAGTTTTCCAGTCCGAATGCTTTTTTCGCAGAGAAAAAAGAAATTGTCGATGTCTCGTATCCCGGTGATATTGTTGGCTTGCACGACACCGGAAACTTTAAAATTGGGGACACCTTAACTGAGGGCGAAAACATTAATTACAAAGGTATACCAAGTTTTTCACCCGAGCATTTTAGGTACATTAACAACGCCGACCCCCTCAAATCCAAGCAACTATATAAAGGTATTGATCAATTAATGGACGAAGGTGTGGCGCAATTATTTACCTTAGAGCTTAATGGCAGAAAAGTAATTGGTACCGTTGGCGCACTGCAATACGAAGTGATTCAATATAGATTAGAACACGAATACGGAGCAAAATGTACTTACGAAAACCTAAACGTATTTAAAGCTTGTTGGGTTGATCCTGAAAATTCAAATAGCGACGAGTACAAGGAATTTGTTAGGGTGAAACAGCGTTTTTTAGCTAAAGACAAGCAAGACCAATTGGTGTTTTTAGCAGATTCTGCTTTTTCCTTACAGATGACGCAACAAAAATATCCAAGTATTAAATTTCATTTTACCTCTGAATTTTAA
- a CDS encoding COG1470 family protein — MAETNNKQPLEALFKHTLELNKKYIEQGFKVFSAWSKQPNKPDNLFVFKPEQYSKAFNAFAKLNLEYYNNAMALGFGMLDTMLNKTPPETAPEAEPAFVLTGSVNAGSKTSLEFILENTKTEVAQCELVNSNFINENNIEFPSIKTSFKPQKFTQKPDESSTVKIGIQVPKNTPSDTYFSDVTVIGFEPSFFRIQLHVEKLLTKSAHAKTKRQSKK; from the coding sequence ATGGCCGAAACAAACAACAAGCAACCTTTAGAGGCATTGTTTAAACACACTCTGGAACTCAATAAAAAATATATCGAACAAGGATTTAAGGTATTTAGTGCGTGGAGCAAACAACCAAACAAGCCCGATAATCTTTTTGTTTTTAAACCCGAGCAGTACAGTAAAGCCTTTAATGCGTTTGCCAAATTAAATTTGGAATACTACAACAATGCCATGGCACTCGGTTTTGGAATGCTAGACACCATGTTGAATAAAACACCCCCTGAAACAGCACCAGAAGCCGAACCAGCATTTGTACTAACGGGCAGTGTAAATGCCGGATCTAAAACTTCGTTGGAGTTTATTTTAGAAAACACAAAAACCGAAGTGGCCCAATGCGAATTGGTAAACTCTAACTTCATTAATGAAAACAACATTGAATTCCCCTCAATAAAAACATCGTTCAAACCTCAAAAATTCACCCAAAAACCCGATGAATCAAGTACGGTTAAAATTGGTATTCAAGTTCCAAAAAACACACCTTCCGACACCTATTTTAGTGATGTAACCGTAATAGGATTTGAGCCTTCTTTTTTTAGAATCCAGCTTCATGTAGAAAAGCTTTTAACAAAATCAGCCCATGCCAAAACAAAAAGACAATCCAAAAAATAA
- a CDS encoding gliding motility-associated C-terminal domain-containing protein, whose amino-acid sequence MSSFVVLDNVNLLSGTRFTVEADFSLGQQAPGPGASSNEYGISLGAPGQDPIWVDDFAGAPDAVFLYGHGVSLIRHPNSSPGSFSAPPRIDGWFRQFTTYYVADNGSGTLHLYADNVGYRYNATGNPETTFTATGIDFGPASNYPWLNNAEISLSVDEYVDNIVVATEHCDTDDDGIPNYKDIDSDNDGCPDANEAYSDSNADSNSDGTYGGVVGASEVNPDGTVIAATYPGTNNNVTTAVQVTVTAGPSNQSEIEGDSATFTVTATSESTSTFASGVPDYAVPPATDVSASLVYQWQENGSNLSDTGVYSGTNTNVLNISDVTGLDGNVYNVIISQPNNVCVNEQNSATLSVIPRIIANDDDFSGAPVNGFDGGSTATVLGNDTLNGVAVVPADITLTPGTAPTPAAGSITMNADGTITVAAGTTAGTYTYDYTICENLNPTNCDTATATIVVAPAPIDAVADDFSGAPVNGFDGGSTATVLGNDTLNGVAVVPADITLTPGTAPTPAAGSITMNADGTITVAAGTTAGTYTYDYTICENLNPTNCDTATATIVVAPAPIDAVADDFSGAPVNGFDGGSTATVLGNDTLNGVAVVPADITLTPGTAPTPAAGSITMNADGTITVAAGTTAGTYTYDYTICENLNPTNCDTATATIVVAPAPIDAVADDFSGAPVNGFDGGSTATVLGNDTLNGVAVVPADITLTPGTAPTPAAGSITMNADGTITVAAGTTAGTYTYDYTICENLNPTNCDTATATIVVAPAPIDAVADDFSGAPVNGFDGGSTATVLGNDTLNGVAVVPADITLTPGTAPTPAAGSITMNADGTITVAAGTTAGTYTYDYTICENLNPTNCDTATATIVVAPAPIDAVADDFSGAPVNGFDGGSTATVLGNDTLNGVAVVPADITLTPGTAPTPAAGSITMNADGTITVAAGTTAGTYTYDYTICENLNPTNCDTATATIVVAPAPIDAVADDFSGAPVNGFDGGSTATVLGNDTLNGVAVVPADITLTPGTAPTPAAGSITMNADGTITVAAGTTAGTYTYDYTICENLNPTNCDTATATIVVAPAPIDAVADDFSGAPVNGFDGGSTATVLGNDTLNGVAVVPADITLTPGTAPTPAAGSITMNADGTITVAAGTTAGTYTYDYTICENLNPTNCDTATATIVVAPAPIDAVADDFSGAPVNGFDGGSTATVLGNDTLNGVAVVPADITLTPGTAPTPAAGSITMNADGTITVAAGTTAGTYTYDYTICENLNPTNCDTATATIVVAPAPIDAVADDFSGAPVNGFDGGSTATVLGNDTLNGVAVVPADITLTPGTAPTPAAGSITMNADGTITVAAGTTAGTYTYDYTICENLNPTNCDTATATIVVAPAPIDAVADDFSGAPVNGFDGGSTATVLGNDTLNGVAVVPADITLTPGTAPTPAAGSITMNADGTITVAAGTTAGTYTYDYTICENLNPTNCDTATATIVVAPAPIDAVADDFSGAPVNGFDGGSTATVLGNDTLNGVAVVPADITLTPGTAPTPAAGSITMNADGTITVAAGTTAGTYTYDYTICENLNPTNCDTATATIVVVSCPSPVDSDGDGLTDCEETTGIDDPSTPEDPTTYGPGPFDPHDVCDPIITGCEASIRVTKVADVFGTSLGDVINYTIEIENTGDFDLAEISLIDTFTDVNGKNISLTQEPQFVESSFGSAEGILLIGEVATYNASFTITQETINAGGVRNSVVATGSNIRIGSVSDTSDDGDDLDGNTEDDATITELGCLMVFNEFSPNGDNVNDTFVINCIENYPNNKLEIYNRWGNIVYEKRGYKNDWRGVSNGRAVYSQSDKLPVGTYYYVLNLGDGSKPKVGWLYINR is encoded by the coding sequence ATGTCTTCTTTTGTTGTTTTAGATAATGTTAACTTATTAAGCGGCACTCGATTTACTGTTGAGGCTGATTTTTCATTAGGACAGCAGGCCCCTGGTCCTGGGGCATCGAGTAATGAGTATGGGATATCTCTTGGTGCACCAGGGCAAGATCCTATTTGGGTTGATGATTTTGCCGGAGCACCAGATGCAGTATTTTTATATGGACATGGGGTTTCATTAATTAGACATCCTAATTCTTCTCCTGGTTCTTTTAGTGCTCCGCCTAGGATTGACGGGTGGTTTAGACAATTTACAACTTATTACGTAGCTGATAACGGTAGTGGTACATTACATTTATATGCAGATAATGTAGGGTATAGGTATAATGCTACGGGAAATCCTGAAACAACTTTTACTGCTACAGGCATAGATTTTGGACCAGCAAGTAATTACCCTTGGTTAAATAATGCAGAAATTAGTTTATCTGTAGATGAATATGTAGATAATATTGTTGTTGCTACTGAGCATTGTGATACTGATGATGATGGTATACCAAATTACAAAGATATAGATAGTGATAATGATGGGTGCCCTGATGCTAACGAAGCTTATTCTGATTCAAATGCCGATTCAAATAGCGATGGTACGTATGGTGGAGTAGTTGGTGCTTCAGAAGTGAACCCTGATGGAACTGTGATTGCTGCTACCTATCCAGGAACTAATAATAATGTAACTACAGCAGTTCAAGTTACAGTAACGGCAGGACCTTCTAATCAAAGTGAAATAGAAGGTGATTCAGCAACTTTTACTGTAACAGCAACATCTGAAAGCACCTCAACGTTTGCTTCGGGTGTGCCTGATTACGCAGTACCACCAGCCACAGATGTTTCAGCTTCTTTAGTTTATCAATGGCAAGAAAATGGGTCAAACTTATCGGATACAGGTGTTTATAGTGGAACCAACACAAATGTTTTGAATATATCTGATGTTACAGGTTTAGACGGTAATGTGTATAACGTAATAATTTCACAACCTAATAATGTTTGTGTCAATGAACAGAACAGTGCAACATTAAGTGTTATTCCTAGAATAATTGCTAATGATGATGACTTTAGCGGCGCACCGGTCAACGGATTCGACGGAGGCTCAACGGCAACGGTATTGGGCAACGACACCCTAAACGGAGTAGCAGTGGTACCGGCAGATATCACATTAACACCGGGAACCGCGCCAACACCGGCAGCAGGAAGCATTACGATGAATGCCGACGGAACAATCACTGTGGCAGCAGGGACCACGGCAGGGACCTACACCTACGATTATACCATATGTGAGAATTTAAACCCAACAAACTGCGATACGGCAACGGCAACAATAGTCGTAGCCCCAGCACCAATCGATGCCGTAGCAGATGACTTTAGCGGCGCACCGGTCAACGGATTCGACGGAGGCTCAACGGCAACGGTATTGGGTAACGACACATTAAACGGAGTAGCAGTGGTACCGGCAGATATCACATTAACACCGGGAACCGCGCCAACACCGGCAGCAGGAAGCATTACGATGAATGCCGACGGAACAATCACAGTAGCAGCAGGGACCACGGCAGGGACCTACACCTACGATTATACCATATGTGAGAATTTAAACCCAACAAACTGCGATACGGCAACGGCAACAATAGTCGTAGCCCCAGCACCAATCGATGCCGTAGCAGATGACTTTAGCGGCGCACCGGTCAACGGATTCGACGGGGGCTCAACGGCAACGGTATTGGGTAACGACACATTAAACGGAGTAGCAGTGGTACCGGCAGATATCACATTAACACCGGGAACCGCACCAACACCGGCAGCAGGAAGCATTACGATGAATGCCGACGGAACAATCACTGTAGCAGCGGGGACCACGGCAGGGACCTACACCTACGATTATACCATATGTGAGAATTTAAACCCAACAAACTGCGATACGGCAACGGCAACAATAGTCGTAGCCCCAGCACCAATCGATGCCGTAGCAGATGACTTTAGCGGCGCACCGGTCAACGGATTCGACGGGGGCTCAACGGCAACGGTATTGGGTAACGACACCCTAAACGGTGTGGCAGTGGTACCGGCAGATATCACATTAACACCGGGAACCGCGCCAACACCGGCAGCAGGAAGCATTACGATGAATGCCGACGGAACAATCACAGTAGCAGCAGGGACCACGGCAGGGACCTACACCTACGATTATACCATATGTGAGAATTTAAACCCAACAAACTGCGATACGGCAACGGCAACAATAGTCGTAGCCCCAGCACCAATCGATGCCGTAGCAGATGACTTTAGCGGCGCACCGGTCAACGGATTCGACGGGGGCTCAACGGCAACGGTATTGGGTAACGACACCCTAAACGGTGTGGCAGTGGTACCGGCAGATATCACATTAACACCGGGAACCGCGCCAACACCGGCAGCAGGAAGCATTACGATGAATGCCGACGGAACAATCACAGTAGCAGCGGGGACCACGGCAGGGACCTACACCTACGATTATACCATATGTGAGAATTTAAACCCAACAAACTGCGATACGGCAACGGCAACAATAGTCGTAGCCCCAGCACCAATCGATGCCGTAGCAGATGACTTTAGCGGCGCACCGGTCAACGGATTCGACGGGGGCTCAACGGCAACGGTATTGGGTAACGACACCCTAAACGGTGTGGCAGTGGTACCGGCAGATATCACATTAACACCGGGAACCGCGCCAACACCGGCAGCAGGAAGCATTACGATGAATGCCGACGGAACAATCACTGTGGCAGCAGGGACCACGGCAGGGACCTACACCTACGATTATACCATATGTGAGAATTTAAACCCAACAAACTGCGATACGGCAACGGCAACAATAGTCGTAGCCCCAGCACCAATCGATGCCGTAGCAGATGACTTTAGCGGCGCACCGGTCAACGGATTCGACGGGGGCTCAACGGCAACGGTATTGGGTAACGACACATTAAACGGAGTAGCAGTGGTACCGGCAGATATCACATTAACACCGGGAACCGCGCCAACACCGGCAGCAGGAAGCATTACGATGAATGCCGACGGAACAATCACAGTAGCAGCAGGGACCACGGCAGGGACCTACACCTACGATTATACCATATGTGAGAATTTAAACCCAACAAACTGCGATACGGCAACGGCAACAATAGTCGTAGCCCCAGCACCAATCGATGCCGTAGCAGATGACTTTAGCGGCGCACCGGTCAACGGATTCGACGGGGGCTCAACGGCAACGGTATTGGGTAACGACACATTAAACGGAGTAGCAGTGGTACCGGCAGATATCACATTAACACCGGGAACCGCGCCAACACCGGCAGCAGGAAGCATTACGATGAATGCCGACGGAACAATCACAGTAGCAGCAGGGACCACGGCAGGGACCTACACCTACGATTATACCATATGTGAGAATTTAAACCCAACAAACTGCGATACGGCAACGGCAACAATAGTCGTAGCCCCAGCACCAATCGATGCCGTAGCAGATGACTTTAGCGGCGCACCGGTCAACGGATTCGACGGGGGCTCAACGGCAACGGTATTGGGTAACGACACCCTAAACGGTGTGGCAGTGGTACCGGCAGATATCACATTAACACCGGGAACCGCGCCAACACCGGCAGCAGGAAGCATTACGATGAATGCCGACGGAACAATCACAGTAGCAGCGGGGACCACGGCAGGGACCTACACCTACGATTATACCATATGTGAGAATTTAAACCCAACAAACTGCGATACGGCAACGGCAACAATAGTCGTAGCCCCAGCACCAATCGATGCCGTAGCAGATGACTTTAGCGGCGCACCGGTCAACGGATTCGACGGGGGCTCAACGGCAACGGTATTGGGTAACGACACCCTAAACGGTGTGGCAGTGGTACCGGCAGATATCACATTAACACCGGGAACCGCGCCAACACCGGCAGCAGGAAGCATTACGATGAATGCCGACGGAACAATCACTGTGGCAGCAGGGACCACGGCAGGGACCTACACCTACGATTATACCATATGTGAGAATTTAAACCCAACAAACTGCGATACGGCAACGGCAACAATAGTCGTAGCCCCAGCACCAATCGATGCCGTAGCAGATGACTTTAGCGGCGCACCGGTCAACGGATTCGACGGGGGCTCAACGGCAACGGTATTGGGTAACGACACATTAAACGGAGTAGCAGTGGTACCGGCAGATATCACATTAACACCGGGAACCGCGCCAACACCGGCAGCAGGAAGCATTACGATGAATGCCGACGGAACAATCACAGTAGCAGCAGGGACCACGGCAGGGACCTACACCTACGATTATACCATATGTGAGAATTTAAACCCAACAAACTGCGATACGGCAACGGCAACAATAGTCGTAGCCCCAGCACCAATCGATGCCGTAGCAGATGACTTTAGCGGCGCACCGGTCAACGGATTCGACGGGGGCTCAACGGCAACGGTATTGGGTAACGACACATTAAACGGAGTAGCAGTGGTACCGGCAGATATCACATTAACACCGGGAACCGCGCCAACACCGGCAGCAGGAAGCATTACGATGAATGCCGACGGAACAATCACAGTAGCAGCAGGGACCACGGCAGGGACCTACACCTACGATTATACCATATGTGAGAATTTAAACCCAACAAACTGCGATACGGCAACGGCAACAATAGTTGTTGTAAGTTGTCCATCACCTGTGGACTCAGATGGAGATGGTTTAACCGATTGTGAGGAAACCACGGGAATTGATGACCCATCAACTCCAGAGGACCCAACAACCTATGGTCCAGGTCCATTCGACCCACATGATGTTTGTGATCCGATAATAACTGGCTGTGAAGCTTCAATTAGAGTGACTAAAGTTGCTGATGTATTTGGTACATCATTGGGGGATGTTATTAACTATACGATTGAAATTGAAAATACAGGTGATTTCGATTTAGCTGAAATTTCCTTAATAGATACTTTTACTGATGTTAATGGAAAAAATATCTCACTTACACAAGAACCACAATTTGTTGAGTCAAGTTTTGGTAGTGCTGAAGGCATACTTTTGATTGGTGAGGTAGCTACCTATAATGCTAGCTTTACAATAACTCAAGAAACAATAAATGCAGGTGGAGTAAGGAATAGCGTTGTAGCAACGGGAAGTAATATTCGAATTGGTTCTGTTTCTGATACGAGTGATGATGGTGATGATTTAGATGGTAATACTGAAGATGATGCTACCATAACAGAACTAGGATGCTTGATGGTATTCAATGAGTTTTCGCCAAATGGCGATAATGTTAACGACACTTTCGTGATTAACTGTATTGAAAATTATCCAAATAATAAACTAGAAATATATAACCGTTGGGGTAATATTGTTTACGAGAAACGTGGTTATAAGAATGATTGGCGTGGTGTTTCCAATGGAAGAGCTGTTTATAGTCAATCTGATAAATTACCAGTAGGAACATATTATTATGTCTTGAATTTAGGAGATGGATCAAAGCCTAAAGTGGGATGGTTATACATAAACAGATAA